Proteins found in one Choloepus didactylus isolate mChoDid1 chromosome 3, mChoDid1.pri, whole genome shotgun sequence genomic segment:
- the STBD1 gene encoding starch-binding domain-containing protein 1 yields MGTVWSAVLVGGGLAGALFVWLLRGGAEDTGNGDAEQKKDAPVGEATAPGSDQGGGGGLSPGPSRREPVTKPDLQESNGCLISETKDLGNLKEAAWILQSSSGEDGNCDHSRQHVPSGRFPDTESLAPSEIGISRGYSEVSRNESPPKGQETSAKVATCFAGKLASSNLIMDRAKEEVSLARLDSQDPDDHGDWEMLSRHSSWGDVGLSGSLEAPMLGPNQGMDCGRSTVAEARGQEVNMKTQKVVPMSSESQQVNVRFQVHYITNTDVQFIAVTGDHENLGRWNTYIPLQNSKEGFWSHSVSLPADTVVEWKFVVVENGEVTRWEECSNRFLQTGHEDKVVQEWWGFH; encoded by the exons ATGGGCACCGTCTGGTCCGCCGTGCTTGTCGGAGGAGGCCTGGCTGGAGCGCTTTTCGTCTGGCTGCTGCGGGGCGGCGCGGAGGACACGGGGAATGGGGACGCGGAGCAGAAAAAGGACGCCCCTGTTGGAGAGGCTACCGCACCGGGAAGCGATCAAGGTGGCGGCGGGGGACTGAGCCCTGGACCTTCCAGACGGGAACCAGTCACCAAACCAG ATCTTCAAGAAAGCAATGGATGTTTGATTTCAGAGACCAAAGACCTTGGTAACCTGAAGGAAGCAGCATGGATACTACAGAGTTCTTCTGGAGAAGATGGTAACTGTGACCACTCAAGACAGCATGTTCCTTCTGGACGGTTTCCAGACACAGAATCTCTAGCTCCTTCTGAGATTGGTATTTCTAGGGGTTACTCTGAAGTTTCAAGAAATGAAAGCCCCCCAAAAGGACAAGAGACATCTGCTAAGGTAGCTACATGTTTTGCAGGGAAGTTGGCTTCAAGCAACCTGATCATGGACAGAGCTAAAGAAGAAGTGAGCCTTGCACGGTTGGACAGTCAAGACCCAGATGACCACGGGGACTGGGAAATGTTGTCCAGGCACTCATCTTGGGGAGATGTTGGTTTGAGTGGCAGTCTTGAGGCTCCAATGTTAGGCCCAAACCAGGGAATGGACTGTGGCAGAAGTACTGTTGCAGAAGCAAGAGGTCAGGAAGTGAATATGAAAACTCAAAAGGTAGTACCGATGTCTTCAGAGTCTCAGCAAGTTAATGTCAGGTTCCAGGTCCACTATATCACAAACACTGATGTGCAGTTCATTGCAGTAACTGGAGACCATGAGAATCTCGGAAGATGGAATACATACATCCCACTCCAGAATAGCAAGGAAGGATTCTGGTCTCATTCTGTTTCCCTGCCAGCGGATACAGTGGTGGAGTGGAAGTTTGTGGtagtagagaatggggaggttACCCGCTGGGAAGAATGCAGCAACAGGTTCCTACAGACTGGCCATGAGGATAAAGTGGTTCAAGAGTGGTGGGGGTTTCACTGA